A window of Aeromicrobium sp. A1-2 contains these coding sequences:
- the pepN gene encoding aminopeptidase N, whose amino-acid sequence MPGTNLTREEASERASVVSTETYDVQLDLTLDSDTRFGSVTTIRFGATPGSSTFVDLVDAEISSIMLNGAPVDLSAYDDNRIALTGLASDNELVVETTLPYSRSGEGLHRFVDPVDQRVYLYTQFEVPDARRVFATFEQPDLKATFEFHVTAPAEWAVVSNSPTPEPVAAAAGTATWHFAPTKRMSTYITAVIAGEYVSVTDSYRGAYGEIPLGIFCRQSLVEHLDADDIFLITKQGFEFFEGAFEMAYPFGKYDQLFVPEYNMGAMENAGAVTFRDEMIFRSRQTVAAYEQRANTILHEMAHMWFGDLVTMKWWDDLWLNESFAEFAASHAATHATRFTDSWTSFTNARKNWAYRQDQLPSTHPIAADNYDLHAVEANFDGITYAKGASSLKQLVAWVGEKDFFAGLRSYFDKHAYGNTQLSDLLVELEAASGRELGAWAEEWLQTSGVNTLRAQFETDDRGYFTSFTVEQTAIEAYPTLRRHRIAIGLYDRVDGRLVRTERVETDIRGASTQITELLGTKQPDLILLNDDDLTYAKIRLDERSFATLIESIATFEESLPRALCWGSAWDMTRDAELSSSDFVTLVLAGVGSETDLTAVSSLLRQGKTAVNLYTSEPARPALHERWESGVRGLLDAAEAGSDHQLALARAYASTASSPEPLRELLAGSLEGLAVDTDLRWTILTALARIGAADEAEIAAELERDNTISGQENASAARAIRPLGAAKEEAWRIAAVDPLTPNETRRSTALAFQVSGQDEVLEPFVDRYLEVADTIIDDMGVWIGQVVLIYLFPSANPTQETLDKVAGWLASTSANPAAKRYVSEGLDDLSRALKAQAAF is encoded by the coding sequence ATGCCTGGTACAAATCTCACCCGCGAAGAAGCCAGCGAGCGCGCGTCAGTCGTCTCCACAGAGACGTATGACGTGCAGCTCGACCTCACCCTCGACTCCGACACCCGCTTCGGCTCCGTCACGACGATCCGCTTCGGCGCGACGCCGGGATCCTCGACGTTCGTCGACCTGGTCGACGCCGAGATCTCGTCGATCATGCTCAACGGAGCTCCGGTCGACCTGTCTGCGTACGACGACAACCGCATCGCGCTGACCGGACTCGCGTCGGACAACGAGCTCGTCGTCGAGACGACGCTGCCGTACTCCCGATCGGGCGAGGGCCTGCACCGCTTCGTCGACCCGGTCGACCAGCGCGTCTACCTCTACACGCAGTTCGAGGTCCCCGACGCGCGCCGCGTGTTCGCGACGTTCGAGCAGCCGGACCTCAAGGCGACGTTCGAGTTCCACGTCACCGCGCCTGCCGAGTGGGCCGTCGTGTCCAACTCCCCCACCCCCGAGCCCGTCGCCGCCGCCGCCGGCACCGCGACGTGGCACTTCGCGCCGACCAAGCGCATGTCGACGTACATCACGGCCGTGATTGCCGGCGAGTACGTCTCGGTGACTGACTCCTACCGAGGCGCGTACGGCGAGATCCCGCTCGGCATCTTCTGCCGGCAGTCGCTCGTCGAGCACCTCGACGCCGACGACATCTTCCTCATCACCAAGCAGGGCTTCGAGTTCTTCGAGGGCGCCTTCGAGATGGCCTACCCGTTCGGCAAGTACGACCAGCTGTTCGTGCCGGAGTACAACATGGGCGCGATGGAGAACGCCGGCGCCGTGACGTTCCGCGACGAGATGATCTTCCGCAGCCGGCAGACCGTCGCGGCGTACGAGCAGCGGGCCAACACGATCCTGCACGAGATGGCGCACATGTGGTTCGGCGACCTCGTCACGATGAAGTGGTGGGACGACCTGTGGCTCAACGAGTCGTTCGCCGAGTTCGCCGCGTCGCACGCCGCGACCCACGCGACCCGGTTCACCGACTCGTGGACCAGCTTCACCAACGCGCGCAAGAACTGGGCCTACCGCCAGGACCAGCTGCCGTCGACGCACCCCATCGCGGCCGACAACTACGACCTGCACGCGGTCGAGGCCAACTTCGACGGCATCACCTACGCCAAGGGCGCCTCGTCGCTCAAGCAGCTCGTGGCCTGGGTCGGCGAGAAGGACTTCTTCGCCGGCCTGCGCTCGTACTTCGACAAGCACGCGTACGGCAACACGCAGCTGAGTGACCTGCTCGTCGAGCTCGAGGCGGCTTCGGGCCGTGAGCTCGGCGCCTGGGCCGAGGAGTGGCTGCAGACCTCCGGCGTCAACACCCTGCGCGCCCAGTTCGAAACCGACGACAGGGGCTACTTCACGTCGTTCACGGTCGAGCAGACCGCGATCGAGGCGTACCCGACCCTGCGTCGCCACCGCATCGCGATCGGCCTGTACGACCGGGTCGACGGGCGCCTCGTGCGCACCGAACGGGTCGAGACGGACATCCGCGGCGCATCGACACAGATCACCGAGCTGCTGGGCACCAAGCAGCCTGACCTGATCCTGCTCAACGACGACGACCTGACATACGCCAAGATCCGGCTCGACGAGCGGTCGTTCGCGACGCTGATCGAGAGCATCGCGACGTTCGAGGAGTCGCTGCCCCGCGCGCTGTGCTGGGGATCGGCCTGGGACATGACCCGCGACGCCGAGCTGTCGTCCTCGGACTTCGTGACCCTCGTGCTCGCGGGCGTCGGCTCGGAGACCGACCTGACTGCCGTCAGCTCATTGCTGCGCCAGGGCAAGACGGCGGTCAACCTCTACACCTCCGAACCGGCGCGACCGGCACTGCACGAGCGTTGGGAATCGGGAGTCCGTGGACTGCTGGACGCGGCCGAGGCTGGCAGCGACCACCAGCTCGCTCTGGCCCGGGCGTACGCGTCGACAGCCTCGAGCCCTGAGCCGCTGCGGGAGCTCCTTGCCGGCTCACTCGAGGGCCTCGCGGTCGACACGGACCTGCGGTGGACCATCCTCACGGCGCTGGCGCGCATCGGTGCCGCCGACGAGGCGGAGATCGCCGCCGAGCTCGAGCGGGACAACACGATCTCGGGCCAGGAAAATGCGTCCGCGGCCCGGGCCATTCGCCCCCTCGGCGCGGCCAAGGAGGAAGCCTGGCGGATCGCGGCCGTCGACCCGTTGACACCCAACGAGACCCGCCGCTCGACCGCGCTCGCGTTCCAGGTCTCCGGACAGGATGAGGTCCTCGAGCCGTTCGTCGATCGCTACCTCGAGGTCGCCGACACGATCATCGACGACATGGGCGTCTGGATCGGCCAGGTCGTGCTGATCTACCTGTTCCCGTCGGCCAATCCGACCCAGGAGACGCTCGACAAGGTCGCCGGCTGGCTCGCCTCGACGTCGGCCAACCCGGCGGCGAAGCGCTATGTGTCGGAGGGTCTCGACGATCTTTCCCGCGCGTTGAAGGCCCAAGCAGCCTTCTGA
- a CDS encoding glutamate--cysteine ligase → MKIPFAQSERSTIGIEWELALVDSDSGDLRQVARTVLDAIAPADGSEHPHIRQELLLNTVEVVSGVCHTVAEAGADLERAIEEIRVVTDPLRVELMCAGTHPFAAWDHQKVTDKERYATLIDRTQWWGRQMLIYGVHVHVGIEDRDKVLPISRAMLTYYGHLQALSASSPFWGGKATGYASNRALMFQQLPTAGLPFQFEQWTELERYVDDMLHTGVIDSFDEIRWDLRPAPKFGTLEVRVCDGIPSQSELLSIAALTHCLVEHFSSELDAGRDLPTVPPWFAQENKWRSARYGMEAILILDKSAEEELVTTDLERLLEQLAPVAERLGCTEELGGIHDIIAGGASYQRQRRVAAAHGGELDVVVGTLVEEMRAGRPLFHQT, encoded by the coding sequence ATGAAGATCCCGTTCGCGCAGTCTGAACGTTCGACCATCGGGATCGAGTGGGAGCTCGCCCTGGTCGACTCGGACTCCGGGGATCTGCGCCAGGTCGCGCGGACCGTGCTCGACGCGATAGCGCCCGCCGACGGGAGCGAGCACCCACACATCCGGCAGGAGCTGCTGCTCAACACCGTCGAGGTCGTCTCCGGTGTGTGCCACACGGTTGCCGAGGCCGGCGCCGACCTCGAGCGGGCCATCGAGGAGATCCGTGTCGTGACCGATCCCCTGAGGGTCGAGCTGATGTGTGCCGGCACGCATCCCTTTGCTGCGTGGGACCACCAGAAGGTCACCGACAAGGAGCGCTACGCGACCTTGATCGACCGCACGCAGTGGTGGGGCCGCCAGATGCTGATTTACGGCGTCCACGTCCATGTCGGCATCGAGGACCGCGACAAGGTCCTGCCGATCAGTCGGGCCATGCTGACGTACTACGGCCACTTGCAGGCGCTCAGCGCGTCCTCGCCGTTCTGGGGCGGCAAGGCGACCGGATACGCCTCCAACCGGGCGCTGATGTTCCAGCAGCTGCCGACGGCCGGACTGCCGTTCCAGTTCGAGCAGTGGACCGAGCTCGAGAGGTATGTCGACGACATGCTGCATACCGGCGTCATCGACAGCTTCGACGAGATCCGGTGGGACCTGCGTCCGGCGCCCAAGTTCGGCACGCTCGAGGTCCGCGTGTGTGACGGGATCCCCTCGCAGTCCGAGCTGCTCAGCATCGCCGCCCTGACCCACTGCCTGGTCGAGCACTTCTCGTCCGAGCTGGACGCCGGGCGTGACCTGCCGACCGTGCCGCCGTGGTTCGCGCAGGAAAACAAGTGGCGATCGGCGCGATACGGCATGGAGGCGATCCTGATCCTGGACAAGTCCGCCGAGGAGGAGCTGGTCACGACCGATCTCGAGCGGCTGCTCGAGCAGCTCGCACCGGTCGCCGAACGCCTCGGGTGCACCGAGGAGCTCGGTGGGATCCACGACATCATCGCCGGCGGCGCGTCGTACCAGCGCCAGCGTCGGGTCGCCGCAGCACACGGCGGGGAGCTGGATGTGGTGGTGGGAACGCTGGTGGAGGAAATGCGAGCCGGTCGGCCGTTGTTCCACCAGACATGA